Below is a window of Planctomycetota bacterium DNA.
GCTCTGGCGAGAAAGCGGCTGCACCGCCCGGTCCATCACTGCACTGGCCAAAGCGGACGCTTTCGGTTCGCTCGGGCTCGATCGACAGTCCGCCCTCTGGCACGCGGGCAAGCTGCGCGACGCCGATGAGCCGCTCTTCGCTGCCACGTTCGAACCTCAGCATGTCGTGACGCTGCCCGCGCTTCCGCCGCTGCGTCACGTTCTGGCCGACTACGCCCACGCCGGTCTGTCGCTCAAGAACCACCCGATGCGCTTCCTTCGCGACGACCTAGCAACGCAAGGCGTCGTCACCGCAGACCAGTTGGCGGACGAGTCAATGTTCCCCAGCGGCCGCAGCGTCGCCGTCGCCGGCATCTGCCTTGTCCGTCAACGCCCCGGCAGCGCCAAGTCGATCACCTTCATGACGCTCGAAGACGAGACGGGCATGAGCAATCTGGTGGTCTATCCGAACGTCTTCGACCGGTGGAAGCGCGTCGCCCGCGACGCCAACGCCATGCTCATCCGCGGCCGAATCGACCGCCATGGCGAGGTCGTCCACGTCGTCGCCACCACGTTCGAATCGCTCGACCACCGGCTCTTACAGCTGCGGTCGGTGTCGCGGAACTATCGATAGAGCATGTAATGCTTGGCTGAAAAGGTCGTCGGTAGCGTTTAGCTACCTTCGACGCGTTGCTGCGGTGTCCTCTGATCCGTGAGTGCGTCGCTTCGTCCCACGGGGCAAGTACTTCACGGCGTGGGGCGTGCATTTCGGATTCAAAGACCAGCACTGCGGCGCCGGGCGCGTGCGTTTTGACTTGAAACACGTGCACGGTGCGGTCAAAGGCATGCGCCACAGTGCCAAACACCATCACCGCGGTTTGAAACACATGCGCCGCGAGGCAAAACAGTGGTGTTTGGGAACGCGGTGCCTGTCTTATGCGGACGTAGCCGTGTTTACACGGTGCTAGAGGGGGTGGGGCGGGTGGCCGATGCAGTGGGCATGGACCAGAAGGCGATCGAGGTCGTGCAGGGGGAACTCGTCGTCCCCACCATCCCCACCACCCCCATGCCGAGCAAGACGTGCATCACCGTGGCCGGGGCGCCGGTCGTGGGGACGTATCACGAGACGATTCGGCTCAGGGTGGGGAACGAGAGCGACCTGCCGTGGGTGGACTCGTTGCAGAAGCGGCAGCGGCATGAGCTCGGGTTTCTGCCGATGACGGCGCTGCGGGAGAAGATCGCCAGGGAGGAGGTGCTCGTCGCGACGGTCATGGATCGGCCGGTGGGGTATCTGATCGGCTCGGACCGGTACACCAAGCGGGACGAGGTCGGGCTCATCGTGCAGGTGAACGTCGAGCCGAAGTATCGGCGGTCGCTCGTGGCGGCGAAGCTGGTGCAGGGGCAGTTCGACCGCTCGGCCTACGGGTGCCGGCTCTACTCGTGCTGGTGTGCGCAGGACCTGGACGCGAACCGGTTCTGGGAGTCGATGGGGTTTGTGGCGATTGCGTTTCGGAAGGGAAGGAAGGACAGAAAGCTTGAAGGTGGAAGCTTGAAGCTTGAAGAATCAGAGTCGTCCGATTCCAACCCTTCTGGCTTCAAGCTTCCTCCTTCAAGCTTTCCGGCCACTCGCGTGCATCTGTTTTGGCAGAAGCGCATCCGTCCGGGTGACCATCACACCCCCTGGTGGTATCCGAGCAAGACGGAGGGTGGGCAGATGCGGGCGGATCGGGTGGCGTTGCCGATTCCGCCGGGGGTGCACTGGTCGGAGGTGGAGGCGGTCCATGTGCCGGAAGTCGAGATCGCGCCCAAGCCGGAGGAGAAGGATTGGGAGGCGGATACGGAGGAGGAGGCGATTGCGGAGGCGGAGAAGAAGGACAGACTCGTGTGGCCGCGGGGGATCGAGGATCGGGACGGGGTGCCGTATCGCAGGGGCAAGCGGCTGGCGACGGTGGACATGCTCGTGAAGGAGCAGGGGGCCGGTCACAGCGGGCACTGGGTCATCCCCGACGACGTGCAGGTGGTCGATGAGCTGCCGGTGGCGAAGCTAGTGCGGGGGAGGGTGGGGAGGCGGAAGAAGGCGAAAAGAGTGAAGCCGAAGAAGGTGGTCGATCCGAAGTTCGTCGCGATGGCGCGGGAGCTGCGCGATCGGTTCCTGGAGGAGGTGGAGCGAGATCCGGCGCTGATCGCGCTGCCGGCGGCGAAGCACGACGTGACGCGGCAGGCCCGTGCGGAGACGCGGGCGGTGCTGCCGTTGGCAAAGCAGCTCAAGGCGCTGCCGAAGCTCGCGGCGTGAGGGAGGAGCTGTTAGCTGTTAGGGCCTAGGTCAGAATCGGAAGTGGCTTTATGAGCTAGGCCCTAGTCGCTAGCAGCTAGTCGCTCCCTGTCCTATTCGCTAACAGCTAACCGCTATTCCCCTCAGTACTTGCGGGTGACGTACGTGTCCGGCCAGGGGTCGGGGAAGGTGCCGCCGGATTGCCAGTGGGTGAGTTCGTCGTCGGTCAGGAAGCAGGCGGAAAGGGCGTCGGTGAAGGTGTCGACCTGGGACTCGTCGCCGATGACGGTGAGGTGGCAGTGGCGGTCGCCGAAGCGGCCGGGGGCGTTGGCGAGGCGTTCGCGCAGGGCGTTGATCTCATCGGCGTCGAGGCCGTGGTCGGGATCTTCGAGGATGCCGGCACGCCAGTAGCCGACGAGTTCGAGGTTGATGCCGCCGGCGGCCTGGTTCCAGAGAAGTGAGACCTTGTCGCGCGACGCGAGGTAGAAGAACCCTTTGCTGCGGTAGATGTGCTGGCCGAGGTGATGCTGGCAGGTGTCGTACAGACGCTGCGGGTGGAACGGGCGGTCATCGCGGAGGAGGCGTGTCGCCAGGTCGTACGGGCGATCGTTCTTGCGCTCGGCGGCGAGCGCGGGCGTGAGCTCGTTGATCAGCTTGGCGACGCGGGCGTGGTCGTACGGTGGCATCGCCAGGACGTCGTCGAGCGGAAGGTTGCCGAACGGAGCCGAGACGATCGAGA
It encodes the following:
- a CDS encoding GNAT family N-acetyltransferase; amino-acid sequence: MDQKAIEVVQGELVVPTIPTTPMPSKTCITVAGAPVVGTYHETIRLRVGNESDLPWVDSLQKRQRHELGFLPMTALREKIAREEVLVATVMDRPVGYLIGSDRYTKRDEVGLIVQVNVEPKYRRSLVAAKLVQGQFDRSAYGCRLYSCWCAQDLDANRFWESMGFVAIAFRKGRKDRKLEGGSLKLEESESSDSNPSGFKLPPSSFPATRVHLFWQKRIRPGDHHTPWWYPSKTEGGQMRADRVALPIPPGVHWSEVEAVHVPEVEIAPKPEEKDWEADTEEEAIAEAEKKDRLVWPRGIEDRDGVPYRRGKRLATVDMLVKEQGAGHSGHWVIPDDVQVVDELPVAKLVRGRVGRRKKAKRVKPKKVVDPKFVAMARELRDRFLEEVERDPALIALPAAKHDVTRQARAETRAVLPLAKQLKALPKLAA
- a CDS encoding GTP-binding protein, with product MSVVILNGFLGSGKTTLLKNLLGQARRRDLCVGVVVNDMSELDVDGQLVAESDLLDEDLRHFRTIHDCVLSGDKGLDQLRNAVDALVAGDSLDLLVIETSGSCHPMPLVEFFAGRSDVRLTGVVVLVDAAMIDQDYDAGQQLVPTMQRNVQAGRRDPTNLLVEQVMFSSHLLLTKLDRLDESKVQPIAKAIHELNPFVSIVSAPFGNLPLDDVLAMPPYDHARVAKLINELTPALAAERKNDRPYDLATRLLRDDRPFHPQRLYDTCQHHLGQHIYRSKGFFYLASRDKVSLLWNQAAGGINLELVGYWRAGILEDPDHGLDADEINALRERLANAPGRFGDRHCHLTVIGDESQVDTFTDALSACFLTDDELTHWQSGGTFPDPWPDTYVTRKY